The Thermoflavifilum sp. genome contains a region encoding:
- a CDS encoding DNA cytosine methyltransferase has protein sequence MVKNLSHHREHGETRRKSGENIMKGKIKTFIDLFAGAGGLSEGFMREGFQPVAFVEKDKDACHTLQTRMAYWYLKKTNNLDIYRDYLQDKLTENEFYNHIPDGSLKKILNEEINEHTIDVIFNRIDEILCGSKVDIILGGPPCQAYSVAGRSRMGEKVKNDNRNYLFKFYIKFLKKYKPSMFIFENVPGLLSADGGRYFEEMISEFEKLEYGISSKILNAADYGVLQNRKRVFIVGMKHNKKFVFPEPDPGLISGSNLKELFCDLPEAVIERDKKIFFYIKEGDNYLKKTWIRNDLDFTTLHITRPINKNDKEIYKLAIRTFMKEGRQLKYTELPEHLKTHRNQVSFIDRFRVLNLDGISHTIVSHLSKDGHYYIYPDYDNPRSLSVREAARIQSFPDDYFFEGSRTSCFRQIGNAVPVLLSQALAKQIIRLLI, from the coding sequence GTGGTTAAAAATTTATCTCACCACAGAGAACACGGAGAGACACGAAGAAAAAGTGGGGAGAATATAATGAAAGGTAAGATAAAAACATTTATAGACCTGTTTGCTGGAGCTGGTGGATTGTCTGAAGGCTTTATGAGAGAAGGATTTCAGCCTGTGGCTTTTGTTGAAAAAGATAAAGACGCCTGCCATACTCTTCAAACACGTATGGCATACTGGTATTTAAAGAAAACAAATAATCTGGATATATACAGAGACTATTTGCAGGATAAATTGACAGAGAATGAATTTTACAATCATATTCCTGACGGGTCTTTGAAAAAGATTCTTAATGAAGAAATAAACGAACACACAATTGATGTGATTTTTAATAGAATAGATGAAATTCTTTGCGGAAGTAAAGTTGATATAATTCTTGGTGGACCGCCATGTCAGGCATATTCCGTAGCTGGAAGAAGTAGAATGGGAGAAAAAGTAAAAAATGATAATCGGAATTACCTTTTTAAATTTTATATTAAATTTCTAAAAAAATACAAACCATCAATGTTTATTTTTGAAAATGTTCCCGGTCTTTTATCGGCAGATGGCGGTAGATATTTTGAAGAAATGATTTCAGAATTTGAAAAACTTGAGTATGGGATTTCCTCTAAGATATTAAATGCTGCTGATTATGGGGTTCTGCAGAATAGAAAAAGAGTTTTTATAGTGGGTATGAAACATAATAAGAAATTCGTTTTTCCTGAACCTGATCCGGGTTTAATTTCAGGATCTAATTTAAAAGAGCTTTTTTGCGATCTTCCAGAAGCGGTAATCGAGAGAGATAAAAAAATATTCTTTTATATAAAAGAGGGAGATAACTATTTAAAGAAAACCTGGATAAGAAATGATCTTGATTTTACAACATTACATATTACAAGACCGATAAATAAAAATGATAAAGAAATATATAAACTTGCCATCAGGACATTTATGAAAGAAGGCAGGCAATTAAAGTATACAGAATTACCGGAACATCTTAAAACTCATAGGAATCAGGTTTCATTTATTGATAGATTCAGGGTTTTAAATCTGGATGGTATTTCTCATACCATCGTATCACATCTATCAAAAGATGGTCATTATTATATTTATCCTGATTATGATAACCCACGTTCTCTCTCTGTAAGAGAAGCGGCAAGAATACAGAGTTTTCCCGATGATTATTTTTTTGAAGGAAGCAGAACATCCTGTTTCAGACAGATTGGAAACGCAGTGCCGGTATTACTGTCTCAGGCTCTCGCAAAACAAATTATAAGATTATTAATATGA
- a CDS encoding restriction endonuclease subunit S translates to MKRGFPEHWVETTLKEVVVSKKGKKPKILKDKPFPKSSPYIDIEAFETGLIKQYADNESSNICVPTDVLVVWDGARFGLAGFGQSGSIGSTLACLTPIIVEPRYLYKFIQSHYSTIQQKPKGMATPHVDPDLFWNLELPLPPLNEQKRIAEKLDTILPKVKSARARLEKIPAILKKFRQSVLAAACSGKLTEDWREEYTERTGKELPEWEEKKLNEIIYNIKYGYTSKSFSHGEIKYLRITDIQNGKVSWETVPFCQIEKNVIKKYLLEKNDIVFARTGATTGKSFLIKDCPPSVFASYLIRIKPNTNIVSAEYLYFFFQTEYYWLQINENVAGIAQPNCNAQKLSNILIPLPPLEEQHEIVRRVEKLFALADSIEEKYKKAHERVEKLEQAILARAFRGELVKPDPNDEPAEELLKRILEEKAKLEREQKGKKRKK, encoded by the coding sequence ATGAAAAGGGGTTTTCCGGAACATTGGGTGGAGACGACTCTTAAAGAGGTTGTCGTTAGTAAAAAAGGAAAAAAACCAAAAATATTAAAAGATAAACCATTTCCAAAATCATCCCCATATATTGACATAGAGGCATTTGAAACAGGCTTAATAAAACAATATGCTGATAATGAATCTTCAAATATTTGTGTACCAACTGACGTGCTTGTAGTTTGGGATGGTGCGCGATTTGGTCTTGCAGGCTTTGGACAGTCTGGTTCGATAGGCTCTACATTGGCTTGTCTTACACCGATAATAGTTGAACCAAGATACTTATATAAATTTATTCAAAGTCATTATTCTACAATTCAGCAAAAGCCTAAAGGCATGGCGACGCCGCATGTTGATCCTGATTTGTTTTGGAACCTTGAATTACCCCTTCCGCCACTGAATGAGCAAAAGCGCATTGCAGAAAAACTCGATACCATTTTGCCAAAAGTGAAAAGTGCCAGAGCCCGGCTGGAGAAAATTCCGGCAATACTTAAGAAATTTCGGCAAAGTGTCCTTGCCGCCGCCTGCTCGGGAAAGCTAACAGAGGATTGGAGGGAGGAATATACTGAGCGTACAGGGAAGGAATTACCGGAGTGGGAAGAAAAGAAATTAAATGAAATCATATATAATATAAAATATGGATATACATCAAAATCATTTTCTCATGGAGAAATAAAATACCTGAGAATAACAGATATTCAAAATGGGAAAGTTAGTTGGGAAACAGTTCCTTTTTGTCAAATAGAGAAAAATGTAATAAAAAAATACTTATTAGAAAAAAATGATATTGTTTTCGCTAGGACTGGTGCGACAACCGGCAAATCATTTTTGATTAAAGATTGCCCTCCTTCAGTTTTTGCTTCTTACTTAATTAGAATAAAACCTAACACAAATATTGTTAGTGCAGAATATTTATATTTCTTCTTTCAAACTGAATATTATTGGCTTCAAATTAATGAAAATGTTGCTGGTATTGCACAACCAAATTGCAATGCTCAAAAACTCTCAAATATTTTAATCCCCCTACCCCCCCTCGAAGAACAGCACGAAATCGTCCGCCGTGTGGAAAAACTCTTTGCCCTTGCCGATTCCATTGAAGAAAAATACAAAAAAGCACACGAGCGTGTGGAAAAATTAGAGCAAGCTATACTTGCCAGGGCTTTTCGCGGCGAACTGGTAAAACCCGACCCCAACGACGAACCAGCTGAAGAACTTCTTAAGCGAATACTGGAGGAAAAAGCAAAATTGGAAAGGGAGCAAAAGGGGAAGAAGAGAAAAAAATAA
- a CDS encoding class I SAM-dependent DNA methyltransferase, whose protein sequence is MSDIVNKLWGMCHTLRHDGIDYGDYIEQLTYLLFIKMADEKGIELPENCDWETLKSKSGTELTDHYLWVLQKLRDEKGLLGDIFAQSMPKFNNPVNLKKIITMIDAEDWSSLGIDVKAQAFEGLLEKAASEGKKGAGQYFTPRVLIQSIVRVMKPDPLVNKEMKICDPACGTGGFLVAAYEWLIEKTGGAIPVDEIKRIKENTYYGQELVARPRRLALMNLFLHGLKPTIYLGDTIYEPDRGERYDIVLTNPPFGTKGAGQIPTRDDFTVATSNKQLNFVQHIMTILKKGGRAAIVLPDNCLFEDKAAEVFKIVMEDCNLHTILRLPRGTFVPYANAQANVVFLQKGIPTEKVWIYDCRSNIPSITKKDRPLTAEMFADFEQCYGPDPNGNSPRIDQGPEGRFRAFTIDEIKERGYKLDIKWLKDDTLDDPNDLPEPSDLIAEAVSELEAVVDELNEINNLLEGEI, encoded by the coding sequence ATGTCTGATATTGTAAACAAACTCTGGGGAATGTGCCATACGCTTCGCCACGATGGCATAGACTATGGTGATTATATTGAACAGCTTACCTATCTTTTGTTCATAAAAATGGCTGATGAAAAAGGGATTGAATTGCCAGAAAACTGCGACTGGGAAACGCTTAAAAGTAAATCCGGAACAGAGTTGACAGACCATTACCTGTGGGTGCTCCAGAAACTCCGCGATGAAAAAGGACTTTTAGGCGATATTTTTGCGCAGTCGATGCCCAAATTTAACAATCCAGTAAATCTAAAGAAAATTATTACCATGATTGATGCCGAAGATTGGTCAAGCCTGGGTATTGATGTAAAAGCACAGGCATTTGAGGGACTTCTTGAAAAAGCTGCCAGCGAAGGGAAAAAGGGAGCAGGACAATATTTTACCCCACGTGTATTGATTCAATCTATTGTGAGAGTGATGAAACCAGACCCATTGGTAAACAAAGAAATGAAAATATGCGATCCAGCCTGTGGAACAGGTGGATTTTTGGTTGCAGCGTATGAATGGCTGATAGAAAAAACAGGGGGAGCTATTCCTGTTGACGAAATAAAGCGAATCAAAGAAAATACTTATTACGGGCAGGAACTCGTTGCTCGCCCACGTAGATTGGCTTTAATGAACCTCTTTTTGCATGGGCTTAAACCTACTATATATTTAGGAGATACCATTTACGAACCCGACAGGGGCGAGCGCTACGATATTGTGCTTACCAATCCACCCTTTGGTACCAAAGGTGCTGGCCAAATACCAACAAGAGACGACTTTACTGTTGCGACAAGCAACAAACAATTAAATTTTGTGCAGCATATTATGACAATTCTTAAAAAAGGCGGGCGTGCAGCTATTGTGTTGCCCGATAACTGTCTGTTTGAGGATAAAGCCGCCGAAGTATTTAAGATTGTAATGGAAGATTGTAACCTCCATACTATTTTGCGTCTTCCACGAGGAACGTTTGTACCTTATGCCAACGCTCAAGCAAATGTCGTTTTTTTACAAAAAGGAATACCAACGGAAAAAGTCTGGATTTACGATTGTCGCTCCAATATCCCAAGTATTACCAAAAAAGACCGGCCGCTTACGGCTGAAATGTTTGCCGATTTTGAGCAATGCTATGGTCCAGACCCTAATGGCAATAGCCCACGAATAGACCAGGGACCAGAAGGTCGTTTCAGGGCATTTACTATCGATGAAATCAAAGAGCGCGGCTACAAACTCGATATCAAATGGCTGAAAGATGATACTCTGGACGACCCCAACGACCTGCCAGAACCTTCTGACCTGATTGCCGAAGCAGTAAGCGAACTGGAAGCAGTAGTGGATGAACTCAATGAAATTAATAATTTATTGGAGGGAGAGATATGA
- a CDS encoding type I restriction-modification enzyme R subunit C-terminal domain-containing protein has protein sequence MSTESEWKTRKTRIDAQLKALNPAWEVIPYKEDLDISSLTHHAVEEFSTENGPADYALFVNGKLLGIIEAKKVSVNPQNVLEQAKRYSRGCKNTIGEWNSFKVPFLYASNGRQIWFADVREDKYYSRELLNFHTPDALEEMFNRNIQKAKQWFVNNPIDFERLRPYQKEAISAVEKALIDNKRKMLLAMATGTGKTFTTVCMIYRLIKSGYAKRILFLVDRRALAAQAAQAFSAFITPSGNKFNQEYEVFSQRFKKEDFEEGEKFDIGVMPNEYLTAPNAGHTFVYVSTIQRMAINLLGREGSFEQSESDPDIDDDADKIAIPIHAFDIIIADECHRGYTSKDTNVWRNVLNYFDAVKIGLTATPASHTVAYFGIPIYRYTVEQAVLDGYLVDYQAIKIKSDVRINGVFIKEGEKVGLKDPETGAELIDMLEDEREFNSEDIEKKITSPDSNRKILEEIKKYALEHEQRTGRFPKTLIFAVNDIPNISHADQLVRLARKVFGRGDDFVQKITGSPSVDRPLEKIRRFRNRPDPGIVVTVDMLSTGVDIPALEFIVFLRPVKSRILWTQMLGRGTRKCPDINKEYFTIFDCFDGTLIEYFKNSTDFVIEIQETGGETVTIEQIIENVWNNIEREYNTKRLIKRLRRIENTMSAKAREDFSKYIPNGDIAKFADDLTEALKNDFIATMNILRNKDFQNLLVNYDRAKSPFYIAYDTMDSVVSEPVFKYNEKELKPVDYLTAFSEFIQNNKEKIEALSILFSNPRKWNTKALNEIREILKKHSFNEEQLRKAYELSGHKSMVDIISMIKNADDRTNPLLTAEERVDRAIEALKREHTFTAEQLEWLNYIRQHLVVNLAIEKDNFDLVPVLERHGGLAKARKIFGNDLDQIIEEINYKLVA, from the coding sequence ATGTCAACTGAAAGCGAATGGAAAACGAGAAAAACAAGGATTGATGCTCAATTGAAAGCATTAAATCCGGCATGGGAAGTTATTCCTTACAAAGAGGATCTTGATATCAGTTCATTAACTCATCATGCCGTAGAAGAGTTTTCAACAGAAAACGGGCCGGCTGATTATGCACTTTTTGTCAACGGGAAATTATTGGGTATTATTGAAGCAAAAAAAGTTTCTGTAAATCCTCAAAACGTATTGGAACAGGCAAAACGTTATTCCAGAGGTTGCAAAAATACTATTGGCGAATGGAATTCTTTTAAAGTTCCTTTTTTGTATGCTTCCAATGGAAGACAAATTTGGTTTGCTGATGTAAGAGAGGACAAGTATTATTCTCGTGAATTATTAAATTTCCATACACCTGATGCACTGGAAGAGATGTTTAATCGCAATATACAGAAGGCTAAGCAATGGTTTGTTAATAATCCTATTGATTTTGAAAGATTACGCCCCTATCAAAAAGAAGCAATAAGTGCAGTGGAAAAAGCTCTTATTGACAATAAAAGAAAAATGTTGCTTGCTATGGCAACAGGTACAGGCAAGACATTTACCACCGTTTGTATGATATACCGGTTGATAAAATCCGGTTATGCCAAGCGTATCCTTTTTCTTGTAGATAGAAGGGCTTTGGCCGCTCAGGCTGCACAAGCATTTTCTGCCTTTATCACTCCGAGCGGAAATAAGTTTAATCAGGAATACGAAGTCTTTTCTCAGCGTTTTAAAAAAGAAGATTTTGAAGAAGGCGAAAAGTTTGATATAGGTGTCATGCCAAATGAATATCTTACTGCGCCAAATGCTGGTCACACTTTTGTATATGTTTCTACTATACAACGTATGGCTATTAACCTTTTGGGGCGAGAGGGGTCATTCGAGCAAAGTGAAAGCGATCCGGATATTGATGATGACGCAGATAAGATTGCTATACCAATTCATGCTTTTGATATTATTATTGCAGATGAATGTCATAGGGGCTATACATCAAAAGATACCAACGTGTGGCGTAACGTTCTGAACTATTTTGACGCTGTAAAAATAGGACTTACAGCAACACCTGCTTCGCATACTGTTGCTTATTTTGGAATTCCAATTTATCGATATACGGTCGAGCAGGCTGTATTAGACGGATATCTTGTCGATTATCAGGCTATTAAAATTAAATCTGATGTTCGTATAAATGGGGTTTTCATTAAAGAAGGTGAAAAGGTTGGACTAAAAGATCCTGAAACCGGCGCAGAGTTAATAGATATGCTCGAAGATGAAAGAGAATTTAATTCAGAGGATATCGAAAAAAAGATTACGTCTCCTGATAGCAATAGAAAAATTCTTGAAGAAATAAAAAAATATGCTCTTGAACATGAACAAAGAACGGGCAGATTTCCGAAAACCCTCATTTTCGCAGTTAATGATATACCTAATATATCACATGCTGATCAGCTTGTTAGACTTGCCAGGAAAGTATTTGGCAGGGGTGATGATTTTGTCCAGAAAATTACCGGTAGTCCTTCTGTTGATCGACCATTGGAAAAAATAAGACGTTTTAGAAATCGTCCTGACCCCGGAATTGTTGTAACTGTTGATATGCTTTCTACAGGCGTTGATATTCCTGCGCTGGAATTTATTGTATTCTTACGACCTGTTAAGTCGCGTATACTCTGGACACAGATGCTTGGCCGAGGCACAAGAAAATGTCCCGACATCAACAAGGAATATTTTACTATTTTTGATTGTTTTGATGGTACTCTAATTGAGTATTTTAAAAATTCAACAGATTTTGTTATAGAAATTCAAGAAACCGGAGGCGAAACAGTTACCATAGAACAAATTATTGAAAATGTCTGGAATAATATTGAACGTGAATATAATACGAAGCGACTGATTAAGCGACTGCGTCGTATTGAAAATACCATGAGCGCCAAAGCTCGCGAGGATTTTTCAAAGTATATTCCCAATGGGGATATAGCAAAATTTGCAGATGATTTAACAGAAGCTTTAAAAAATGATTTTATTGCTACGATGAATATTCTTAGAAATAAAGATTTCCAGAATCTGCTTGTTAACTATGATAGGGCAAAATCGCCTTTTTATATTGCCTACGACACTATGGATTCTGTAGTCTCAGAACCTGTATTTAAGTATAATGAAAAAGAATTAAAACCAGTAGATTATCTTACTGCTTTTTCAGAATTTATTCAGAATAATAAAGAAAAAATAGAGGCGTTATCCATTCTTTTTTCAAATCCTCGAAAATGGAATACAAAGGCTTTAAATGAAATCCGAGAAATTCTTAAAAAGCATTCATTTAACGAAGAACAACTTCGTAAAGCATACGAATTGTCAGGTCATAAATCAATGGTAGATATTATCTCGATGATTAAAAATGCAGATGACAGGACCAATCCTTTGTTAACCGCTGAAGAGCGCGTTGACCGGGCAATAGAGGCATTAAAAAGAGAGCATACTTTTACAGCTGAACAGCTGGAATGGCTTAACTACATAAGACAACATCTTGTGGTCAATCTGGCGATTGAGAAAGATAATTTTGATCTGGTTCCAGTGCTCGAAAGACACGGAGGCCTTGCCAAGGCGAGAAAAATATTTGGAAACGATCTTGATCAGATTATCGAAGAAATTAATTATAAATTAGTAGCATAA
- a CDS encoding DUF202 domain-containing protein, with product MHQPQDLKDHLANERTFLAWLRTSIALMAFGFVVMKFSLFLRHLTLLLASNQGQQHFSLQLPTSHTTRSGIFIVAFGVLLAIFSYWRYRQTARQIEKGSYRISHALPFWLSIVVVLIGIYLVVYLFQSSS from the coding sequence ATGCATCAACCACAAGATTTGAAAGATCATCTGGCCAATGAACGCACCTTTCTCGCCTGGCTGCGTACCAGCATAGCCTTAATGGCATTTGGTTTTGTGGTCATGAAGTTTTCGTTGTTTTTGCGCCATCTTACCCTTTTACTTGCATCCAATCAGGGCCAGCAACATTTTTCTTTACAACTGCCGACATCGCATACCACACGGAGTGGAATTTTCATTGTAGCTTTTGGCGTATTGCTGGCGATATTTTCCTACTGGCGCTATCGTCAAACGGCAAGACAAATTGAAAAAGGATCTTATCGAATATCGCATGCACTTCCATTCTGGCTCAGTATAGTGGTGGTGTTGATAGGCATCTATCTGGTTGTTTACCTGTTCCAGAGCTCCAGTTAA
- the mnmE gene encoding tRNA uridine-5-carboxymethylaminomethyl(34) synthesis GTPase MnmE: MYYQQADDTIAAPATPQGMGAIAVIRVSGKQALQIVNKLFPSKDLTQVPSHTLHVGKLIWQGQWLDEGVISVFKSPRSYTGEDVVEISSHGSPVIVQRILRALIEAGARMALPGEFTLRAFLHGKMDLAQAEAVADLIAAESEAAAQNALRHIRGGFSAELQQLRNQLLQFAALIELELDFSEEDVAFADRDALQQLIEQIDKHVQQLLQSYAWGNVVKHGFQVVIAGKPNVGKSTLLNALLNENRAIVSDIPGTTRDTVEEFIQLNGLLFRLIDTAGLRITEDVVEQIGVARTHEKIVQADMVLYLFDITQVNETEWEEARKWLHELQKPYLLLINKMDLQHALPDFIHPDAQTMMISAQQRIQLDALKNRLVDMAQQSRVQGEGSIVTNARHYAALQKLKLDIQDIRTGLQQNLSSDLLANDIRKCLHDLGEITGEVTTEDMLDYIFSHFCIGK; this comes from the coding sequence ATGTATTATCAGCAAGCCGACGATACCATTGCAGCACCGGCAACGCCGCAGGGTATGGGAGCAATAGCCGTTATCCGGGTCAGTGGTAAGCAAGCTCTGCAAATTGTGAATAAACTTTTTCCGTCTAAAGATCTGACGCAGGTGCCTTCACATACCCTGCATGTGGGGAAACTCATCTGGCAGGGGCAATGGCTCGATGAAGGAGTAATCAGCGTCTTCAAATCGCCCCGTTCCTACACGGGGGAAGATGTGGTGGAGATCTCCTCGCATGGCTCGCCGGTCATCGTCCAACGTATCCTTCGTGCATTGATTGAGGCCGGTGCGCGAATGGCCTTACCGGGTGAGTTCACGTTACGGGCATTTTTACATGGTAAAATGGATCTCGCCCAGGCCGAAGCGGTGGCCGATTTGATTGCAGCTGAGTCGGAAGCGGCTGCACAAAATGCACTTCGACATATCCGCGGCGGTTTTTCAGCGGAGCTACAACAGCTCAGAAACCAGTTATTGCAATTTGCCGCTCTGATTGAACTCGAACTCGACTTTTCTGAAGAAGATGTAGCGTTTGCCGATCGGGATGCATTGCAACAACTGATCGAGCAAATTGATAAACACGTACAGCAGCTGCTGCAATCTTATGCCTGGGGCAACGTGGTCAAACACGGATTTCAGGTGGTGATTGCCGGTAAACCCAACGTGGGAAAAAGTACTCTGCTGAATGCTTTGCTGAATGAAAACAGGGCCATCGTGAGTGATATTCCCGGCACCACACGCGATACCGTGGAAGAATTCATTCAGCTGAATGGCCTGTTGTTCCGACTCATCGACACGGCCGGCCTGCGCATAACGGAAGATGTGGTGGAACAAATCGGTGTAGCCAGAACACATGAAAAAATTGTGCAGGCAGATATGGTGCTTTATTTGTTTGATATTACCCAGGTTAATGAAACGGAATGGGAAGAAGCGCGAAAATGGTTGCACGAATTACAAAAGCCCTATTTGTTGCTTATCAATAAGATGGATTTACAGCATGCATTGCCCGATTTTATACATCCCGATGCACAAACGATGATGATTTCTGCACAACAACGCATACAACTGGATGCGTTGAAAAATCGACTTGTGGATATGGCTCAACAAAGCCGGGTGCAGGGCGAAGGCAGCATCGTCACCAACGCCCGGCATTATGCTGCGTTACAAAAGCTTAAGCTGGATATTCAGGATATTCGTACGGGATTGCAACAGAACTTATCCAGTGATTTACTGGCCAACGATATCCGTAAATGTTTGCACGATCTGGGTGAAATTACCGGTGAAGTAACCACGGAAGATATGCTGGATTATATCTTTTCCCATTTCTGTATCGGAAAGTAA
- a CDS encoding energy transducer TonB — MNPKELLTADFLDILFEGRNKAYGAYDLRVTYPKRVRNALIGMIIFIILSLLLFSFTLYMQKQESLNPKPKIADVKLTEVKLPDKNQPPPPPPPPPPPQEIKFKSAVKFTPPKVVKDQDVKPEELPPDISQIQNKVISTRNIKGDPNGIDPNLVQSSSGTGVTAAPKEDNRVFQFVEQMPRFPGSINDDDSQQKIMEYLRNHIQYPPVARDNGIQGTVTVMFVVWSDGTIRDVHTVGPHLGGGLEEEAIRVVKSMPRWIPGRQNGRAVNVQFTIPVRFVLQ; from the coding sequence ATGAATCCGAAAGAATTATTGACAGCAGATTTTCTGGATATCCTTTTTGAGGGGAGGAATAAGGCCTATGGCGCATACGATTTGCGGGTTACCTACCCGAAGCGCGTTCGCAATGCGCTCATCGGCATGATTATTTTCATTATTCTTTCCCTGCTGCTGTTCAGTTTCACGCTTTACATGCAAAAGCAGGAAAGCCTGAATCCCAAACCGAAAATTGCGGATGTGAAACTGACTGAAGTGAAATTACCGGATAAGAATCAGCCACCCCCTCCACCTCCTCCGCCACCTCCCCCTCAGGAGATTAAGTTTAAATCGGCAGTGAAGTTTACACCGCCGAAGGTGGTGAAAGACCAGGATGTGAAGCCGGAAGAGCTGCCACCCGATATTTCACAGATTCAAAACAAGGTGATCAGTACCCGTAATATTAAAGGCGACCCCAATGGTATTGATCCCAATCTGGTACAATCCAGTTCCGGTACAGGGGTAACAGCAGCTCCCAAGGAAGACAACCGTGTATTCCAGTTTGTAGAACAGATGCCGCGCTTCCCTGGCTCAATCAATGATGATGATAGCCAGCAAAAGATCATGGAGTATTTAAGGAATCATATTCAGTATCCTCCGGTAGCGCGCGACAATGGTATTCAGGGTACAGTAACGGTGATGTTTGTGGTATGGTCTGATGGTACGATCCGCGATGTACACACGGTTGGTCCACACCTGGGTGGGGGTCTGGAAGAAGAAGCCATTCGGGTGGTGAAATCCATGCCCAGATGGATTCCCGGTCGGCAAAATGGTAGAGCCGTAAATGTGCAATTTACCATTCCCGTTCGCTTCGTTCTTCAATAA
- a CDS encoding biopolymer transporter ExbD, which produces MADVEMKEPGGGRHQGTKSKKLSTRIDMTPMVDVAFLLITFFMLTTTLQKPKTMNLYLPEDVKNPEEQNKVKESQALTIILGKNHQVYYYYGTGQEPNERMYKTTFANKGGIRDVIINKWNSVIKNSGGRDSLVAIIKPMNDAAYEDVVNMLDEMNINGVQKYALVDSIYDFERNLMNQADQNPVPDPTLSGQ; this is translated from the coding sequence ATGGCTGATGTTGAAATGAAAGAGCCTGGTGGTGGGCGACATCAGGGAACCAAAAGTAAAAAATTATCTACCCGTATCGATATGACGCCGATGGTGGATGTGGCATTTCTGCTGATTACCTTTTTCATGCTCACGACCACGCTCCAGAAACCTAAAACCATGAATCTTTATCTTCCGGAAGATGTTAAAAATCCGGAAGAACAAAATAAGGTGAAGGAAAGTCAGGCATTAACCATCATTCTTGGGAAGAATCATCAGGTGTATTACTATTATGGTACAGGGCAGGAACCTAATGAAAGGATGTATAAGACAACTTTCGCCAACAAAGGTGGTATTCGCGATGTGATTATTAATAAGTGGAATAGTGTGATTAAAAACTCGGGCGGAAGAGACAGTCTGGTGGCCATCATCAAACCCATGAATGATGCTGCTTACGAAGATGTGGTAAACATGCTGGATGAAATGAACATTAACGGGGTACAGAAATATGCGTTGGTGGATAGCATTTATGATTTTGAACGGAATTTGATGAATCAAGCAGATCAAAATCCTGTACCTGATCCCACTTTAAGTGGCCAATGA
- a CDS encoding biopolymer transporter ExbD yields the protein MPKVKLPRKSTAIDMTPMVDVAFLLLTFFMLTTKFKPNDPVTIVTPSSISTKLLPESNIAMILIGKDGRVFFDLDNKFKKQQLMSDFNSQYHLGLTKDQINSYAIGGPVGVPIKMLPQLLNVPADQRNAFPQPGIPIDSANNELDQWIKYTLNVNNGNPNLQFVIKADDNTKYEVVKQVLKTLKANHLNKLHLVTNLKPIPPGTAAWREQQDASGGANASTNKQQ from the coding sequence AGTAAAGCTGCCCAGAAAGAGTACGGCAATTGATATGACGCCAATGGTGGATGTGGCATTTCTGCTGCTTACCTTCTTCATGTTAACCACTAAATTCAAGCCCAATGATCCTGTGACCATTGTCACACCCTCTTCCATCTCCACCAAGCTGTTGCCTGAATCGAATATCGCCATGATTTTGATCGGCAAAGATGGACGGGTGTTTTTTGATCTGGACAATAAGTTTAAAAAGCAGCAGTTGATGAGCGATTTTAATAGCCAGTACCATCTGGGCTTAACCAAAGATCAGATTAATTCTTACGCGATTGGCGGCCCTGTGGGAGTGCCTATTAAGATGTTGCCTCAGCTTTTGAACGTTCCCGCAGATCAGCGAAATGCTTTCCCACAGCCCGGTATTCCGATTGATTCGGCCAACAACGAACTGGATCAATGGATCAAATACACGCTGAATGTGAATAATGGCAATCCAAACCTGCAGTTTGTGATTAAGGCTGACGACAATACGAAATATGAAGTGGTGAAACAGGTATTGAAGACATTAAAAGCCAATCATCTAAATAAACTGCATTTAGTCACGAATCTGAAACCCATTCCGCCCGGCACAGCCGCCTGGCGTGAACAACAGGATGCTTCTGGTGGTGCAAATGCATCAACCAATAAGCAGCAGTAA